A window of Rhabdothermincola salaria contains these coding sequences:
- a CDS encoding carboxylesterase/lipase family protein produces the protein MIVTTAQGEVEGFERDGIWNFRGLPYAAPPVGERRFRAPQPPEPWAGVRDARHFGPVSWQNKGGLMAMLGDAELDMSEDCLVLNVQTPACDDARRPVMVWVHGGGFVTGSSAVPWYDGTHLATHGDVVVVSVNYRLGALGFLWLGALGEEFRSSGTNGILDQAAALAWVHDNVAAFGGDPDNVTVFGESAGAMSVSTLLALPAARGLVHKAIAQSGAAHNTFTTHVADEVTGTVLAELGATDLTAVLEATPQELVAVEAAVTRRVFRDPARLAGRSGIALAMPFQPVVDGQWLPTDPLTAIRQGAAADVALLAGTNLDEWNLFRVMSPGGIDHPKLLERLDRIAGNGHEFHDTYAASRPEATPDDLWSAVLTDAGFRVPTVRLLEAHHGAAAPGVAAYEYLFTWPTAAFGGVMGSCHALEIPFVFDNLHRGGAELFLGGSVGPELHTLAARMRDAWTAFAHTGVPAAEGLPAWPAFDPRRREVLRLDLQPEVLADPGRAELDRWADLL, from the coding sequence ATGATCGTCACCACCGCCCAGGGCGAGGTCGAGGGCTTCGAGCGCGACGGCATCTGGAACTTCCGCGGCCTGCCCTACGCCGCCCCGCCCGTCGGCGAGCGGCGCTTCCGGGCTCCGCAACCCCCCGAGCCGTGGGCCGGGGTGCGCGACGCCCGCCACTTCGGCCCGGTGTCGTGGCAGAACAAGGGCGGTCTCATGGCCATGCTCGGCGACGCCGAGCTCGACATGTCCGAGGACTGCCTGGTGCTCAACGTGCAGACCCCGGCCTGCGACGACGCCCGACGGCCGGTCATGGTGTGGGTCCACGGTGGCGGCTTCGTCACCGGCTCCTCCGCGGTGCCCTGGTACGACGGCACCCACCTGGCCACCCACGGCGACGTCGTGGTGGTGAGCGTGAACTACCGCCTCGGCGCCCTCGGCTTCCTGTGGCTGGGCGCGCTCGGCGAGGAGTTCCGCAGCAGCGGCACCAACGGCATCCTCGACCAGGCCGCCGCCCTGGCCTGGGTGCACGACAACGTCGCCGCCTTCGGGGGCGATCCCGACAATGTCACCGTCTTCGGCGAGTCGGCCGGGGCCATGAGCGTGTCGACCCTGTTGGCCCTGCCCGCCGCCCGGGGGCTGGTCCACAAGGCCATCGCCCAGAGCGGGGCGGCCCACAACACGTTCACCACCCACGTGGCCGACGAGGTCACCGGCACGGTGCTGGCCGAGCTGGGCGCGACCGACCTCACCGCCGTGCTGGAGGCCACCCCCCAGGAGCTCGTCGCCGTCGAGGCCGCCGTCACCCGGCGGGTGTTCCGCGATCCGGCCCGCCTCGCCGGGCGCTCCGGGATCGCGTTGGCCATGCCGTTCCAACCCGTGGTCGACGGCCAGTGGCTCCCCACCGACCCGCTCACCGCCATCCGCCAGGGCGCGGCGGCCGACGTGGCGTTGCTGGCCGGCACCAACCTCGACGAGTGGAACCTGTTCCGCGTCATGTCGCCCGGAGGGATCGACCACCCCAAGCTGCTCGAGCGCCTCGACCGCATCGCCGGCAACGGCCACGAGTTCCACGACACCTACGCCGCCTCGCGGCCCGAGGCCACGCCCGACGACCTGTGGAGCGCGGTGCTCACCGACGCCGGGTTCCGTGTGCCCACGGTGCGCCTCCTCGAGGCCCACCACGGCGCCGCCGCCCCCGGTGTGGCCGCGTACGAGTACCTGTTCACGTGGCCCACCGCCGCCTTCGGCGGGGTGATGGGGTCCTGCCACGCCCTCGAGATCCCGTTCGTGTTCGACAACCTGCACCGCGGTGGGGCCGAGCTGTTCCTGGGCGGATCGGTCGGTCCGGAGCTGCACACCCTCGCCGCCCGCATGCGCGACGCCTGGACGGCCTTCGCCCACACCGGCGTGCCCGCGGCCGAGGGGCTGCCCGCGTGGCCGGCCTTCGATCCTCGCCGGCGCGAGGTGCTGCGCCTCGACCTCCAGCCCGAGGTGCTGGCCGACCCCGGCCGGGCCGAGCTCGACCGCTGGGCCGATCTGCTGTGA
- the queC gene encoding 7-cyano-7-deazaguanine synthase QueC — MTGPLVDEPEGPPPVAVVLLSGGLDSTTCLAIARAEGFTPVALSFRYGQRHTHELDSARGVADAAGVEHLVVDIDLGGIGGSALLDESIAVPKHVDAEAMAAAVGDGPDGSDIPVTYVPARNTVFLAHALALAEARGARDIFIGVNAVDYSGYPDCRPEYLAAFEAMANLATRAAVEGHRLVIHAPLLELTKAEIIRWGVALGVDYAATSTCYDPAPDGAACGHCDACLLRARGFAEADVIDPTRYADRARP, encoded by the coding sequence GTGACCGGCCCCCTGGTCGACGAGCCGGAGGGGCCGCCGCCCGTCGCCGTCGTCTTGCTCTCGGGCGGACTCGACTCCACCACCTGCCTGGCCATCGCCCGGGCCGAGGGGTTCACGCCCGTGGCGCTCAGCTTCCGCTACGGCCAGCGCCACACCCACGAGCTGGACAGTGCCCGGGGGGTGGCCGACGCGGCCGGGGTTGAGCACCTCGTCGTCGACATCGACCTGGGCGGCATCGGTGGCTCCGCCCTGCTCGACGAGTCCATCGCCGTGCCCAAGCACGTCGACGCCGAGGCCATGGCCGCCGCCGTCGGCGACGGGCCCGACGGCAGCGACATCCCGGTCACCTACGTGCCTGCCCGCAACACCGTCTTCCTGGCCCACGCCCTCGCCCTGGCCGAGGCCCGCGGGGCGCGCGACATCTTCATCGGCGTCAACGCCGTCGACTACTCGGGGTACCCGGACTGCCGTCCGGAGTACCTCGCCGCCTTCGAGGCCATGGCCAACCTGGCCACCCGCGCCGCGGTCGAGGGTCACCGGCTGGTGATCCACGCCCCGCTGCTCGAGCTCACCAAGGCCGAGATCATCCGTTGGGGCGTGGCCCTCGGCGTCGACTACGCCGCCACCTCCACCTGCTACGACCCGGCCCCCGACGGCGCCGCCTGCGGGCACTGCGATGCCTGCCTGCTGCGGGCCCGGGGTTTCGCCGAGGCCGACGTGATCGACCCCACCCGCTACGCCGACAGAGCGCGCCCGTGA